The Leptospira bouyouniensis genome contains a region encoding:
- the rsmH gene encoding 16S rRNA (cytosine(1402)-N(4))-methyltransferase RsmH produces MLESPHIPVLPNEVISLLQQSQNPNPMWFLDGTAGEGGHSKLILKTFPNSKLILIDRDAVMLERAKKEILKEIGTLDRVYDFQMNFSEVDQDLLKNVGCTGLDGALVDLGVSLFHFLHSGRGFTFKNEEPLDMRLEPQVGQKTAADVVNYSSVLHLKKVFWEYGEERWALKIANNIIQTRHKKKFETNTDLVKLVEASIPRKFWPKESHPATRIFQALRIEVNEELLHAEKGIRALANALAIGGVLSCISFHSLEDRIVKWTFRDLKANGPFEILTKKPILPSDKEIKENRASRSAKLRGLMKIEPIKESRWEK; encoded by the coding sequence GTGTTAGAATCTCCCCACATACCCGTCCTTCCGAACGAAGTCATTTCCCTTTTACAACAGTCACAAAATCCAAATCCGATGTGGTTTTTGGATGGGACAGCAGGGGAAGGAGGTCATTCCAAACTCATTTTAAAAACATTTCCCAATTCCAAACTCATCCTGATTGACCGAGACGCTGTGATGTTAGAAAGGGCAAAAAAGGAAATTCTAAAAGAGATTGGAACCTTGGATCGAGTGTATGATTTCCAAATGAATTTTTCAGAAGTGGACCAAGATTTACTGAAAAACGTTGGATGTACGGGACTCGATGGTGCTCTTGTGGACCTTGGAGTGTCCCTTTTCCATTTTTTACACTCTGGTAGAGGATTTACCTTTAAAAACGAAGAACCTTTGGATATGCGACTTGAACCACAAGTGGGCCAAAAAACAGCTGCGGATGTCGTGAATTATAGCTCTGTCTTACATTTAAAAAAAGTGTTTTGGGAATATGGTGAAGAACGATGGGCCCTAAAAATAGCAAATAACATCATCCAGACGAGACACAAAAAAAAATTCGAAACCAATACCGATCTAGTGAAACTGGTCGAAGCATCCATTCCAAGGAAATTTTGGCCCAAAGAATCTCATCCCGCCACGAGGATTTTCCAAGCATTACGTATTGAAGTGAACGAAGAATTACTCCATGCGGAAAAAGGCATACGAGCTCTTGCGAATGCTTTGGCGATCGGTGGAGTTCTCAGCTGTATCTCCTTTCATTCTTTAGAGGATCGAATCGTGAAGTGGACCTTTAGGGATCTCAAAGCAAATGGTCCTTTTGAAATTCTAACCAAAAAACCTATTCTCCCATCGGACAAAGAAATCAAAGAAAACAGAGCCTCTCGGTCAGCAAAATTAAGAGGGCTTATGAAAATCGAACCGATAAAGGAAAGTAGATGGGAAAAGTGA
- a CDS encoding ammonium transporter, producing the protein MKHFGIYFTFLTFLFIGSVSAETISGIEKDSLESLAKEMAEIKSSLAETKLALETTKQEANWVWTCIAAFLVFFMQAGFAYVEAGFTRAKNAVNILMKNFSDLTVGAIAYWLIGFSIMFGPQVLDGFGVGIPSFAEALINAEDGSMDPSKYTFFIFQIVFAATAATIVSGAMAERTKFSAYLVFSVIITAFIYPVFGSFAWGSLLGISTGFLETLGLGGGDGVGFHDFAGSTVVHSIGAWAGLAGAIVVGPRMGKFQTDGRVYPILGHNMSMAALGVFILWFGWFGFNPGSTTSIEGGSFAKIAVVTHMAACAGALGAMALTWYLFKKPEIGLTLNGGLAGLVAITAPCDNVSILSAVIIGLVAGILVIVSVLFLDNRKIDDPVGAVSVHGVCGAWGTLSYGLFSLDTGLFYGAGFAQFAAQAIGVATAFFWAFPVSLLMFYLIKKTVGLRVSEEEELLGLDILEHGNEAYPVSK; encoded by the coding sequence ATGAAACATTTTGGAATTTATTTTACGTTTTTGACCTTTCTATTTATAGGAAGTGTAAGCGCAGAAACAATCAGTGGCATTGAAAAAGATAGTTTAGAATCGCTAGCGAAAGAAATGGCTGAGATTAAATCGTCTCTTGCCGAAACCAAACTAGCATTAGAAACAACGAAACAGGAAGCAAATTGGGTTTGGACATGTATTGCTGCTTTTTTAGTATTTTTTATGCAAGCAGGTTTCGCCTATGTCGAAGCTGGTTTCACTCGGGCTAAAAATGCGGTGAACATCCTCATGAAAAACTTTTCAGATCTCACAGTGGGTGCCATCGCCTATTGGCTCATCGGTTTTTCCATCATGTTTGGTCCACAAGTATTAGATGGATTCGGAGTTGGTATTCCTTCTTTTGCGGAGGCTCTCATCAATGCAGAAGATGGAAGTATGGATCCATCGAAATATACATTTTTTATCTTCCAAATTGTTTTTGCGGCAACGGCAGCGACCATCGTTTCTGGTGCCATGGCGGAACGGACTAAGTTTTCTGCCTATTTGGTTTTTTCGGTGATCATCACTGCTTTTATTTACCCAGTCTTTGGATCCTTTGCTTGGGGGAGTTTACTCGGAATCTCCACGGGATTTCTTGAAACACTTGGCCTAGGTGGTGGAGACGGTGTTGGGTTTCATGATTTTGCAGGTTCTACGGTTGTGCATAGCATTGGTGCATGGGCTGGGCTTGCTGGTGCAATCGTGGTGGGTCCAAGGATGGGAAAATTCCAAACAGATGGTCGGGTCTATCCGATCCTTGGACACAATATGTCTATGGCAGCCCTTGGTGTTTTTATCCTTTGGTTTGGTTGGTTTGGATTTAACCCTGGGTCAACGACATCCATCGAAGGTGGAAGTTTTGCAAAGATTGCTGTAGTAACCCATATGGCTGCCTGTGCGGGTGCCCTTGGCGCAATGGCACTGACTTGGTATTTATTCAAGAAACCAGAGATTGGTCTCACACTCAATGGTGGTCTGGCTGGTCTTGTCGCCATCACGGCACCTTGTGATAATGTGAGTATTCTCAGTGCTGTCATCATTGGTCTTGTGGCAGGGATTCTTGTCATTGTGTCAGTCCTCTTTTTGGACAATCGCAAAATCGATGACCCAGTCGGTGCCGTTTCCGTCCATGGGGTATGTGGTGCTTGGGGGACTTTGTCATACGGTTTGTTTAGTTTGGACACGGGACTCTTTTACGGGGCAGGTTTTGCACAATTTGCAGCACAAGCCATCGGAGTGGCCACTGCATTTTTCTGGGCATTCCCAGTCAGTTTACTCATGTTTTACCTGATTAAAAAGACAGTCGGACTTCGAGTTTCAGAAGAAGAAGAGTTGTTAGGTTTGGATATCTTGGAGCATGGAAACGAAGCATATCCTGTTTCGAAATAG
- a CDS encoding LIC11874 family lipoprotein, with translation MFRIFLFLFVFCYGCFEYEETILFRKMSSGTVEISYTVPLKKDSNESLIKFLPTSKEEILTSVKKKSNNNLLVRDFTFRELEKSETTDMYFKRKGKVSYKLDFEDPLHLEGVLIGTFSIKQKPRSLSVKRDFPNLTDNAILDSSAGEKKIISETSRLLKEGKIQFKVLFPKDSECSSNRGFIGLGNLVYQIPLQETLENPEAKTWEYKIRFF, from the coding sequence GTGTTTCGAATTTTTTTATTCTTATTTGTTTTCTGTTATGGTTGTTTTGAATACGAGGAGACTATTCTTTTTCGTAAAATGAGTTCAGGGACTGTTGAGATCAGTTACACAGTTCCTCTTAAAAAAGATTCAAATGAATCATTAATTAAATTTTTACCCACTTCCAAAGAAGAAATTCTAACATCTGTTAAAAAGAAATCGAACAATAATTTGTTAGTTAGGGATTTTACTTTCCGTGAGCTGGAAAAGTCAGAAACCACTGATATGTACTTCAAACGGAAAGGTAAGGTTTCCTATAAACTTGATTTCGAAGACCCTCTTCATCTGGAGGGAGTCCTTATTGGAACATTTTCTATCAAACAAAAACCTCGCTCACTTTCAGTCAAACGGGACTTTCCGAATCTCACTGACAATGCCATCCTTGATTCGAGTGCTGGTGAAAAAAAAATCATCTCAGAAACATCGCGTTTGCTAAAAGAAGGAAAAATCCAATTCAAAGTTTTGTTCCCGAAAGATTCGGAATGTAGTTCGAACCGAGGATTCATTGGTCTTGGAAATTTGGTCTACCAAATTCCATTACAAGAAACTTTAGAAAACCCAGAAGCCAAAACTTGGGAATACAAGATCCGATTTTTTTAA
- a CDS encoding FtsW/RodA/SpoVE family cell cycle protein, with amino-acid sequence MEIYRNLRNLFRFGSSRFDGPMLFFMFLLFGIGMIVMFSASVIPAEREFSDSYYYLKKQLLWGFLGLILFLIFCQIPYQFLVKWSFVLSLFSLILLVAVFIPGLGKSVGTSYGRSFNRWIQIAGFQIQPSEFSKISILLFSSYFFYNFDFKKINWNQKKIVSLVIIFLTLLLIVIEPAFGTTVELLLVLFFFVLLAGFPIKRLFILGASMIPLLLVLVTQVGYRKKRLEIWLDPYKFRFDEGHQLVTSFRAFFDGGSTGKAIGTGYAHRYLAYSHTDFVISSFVEDFGFVGFLIFISIVLFLMVRIFFLLERTKDKLGFFLGSGILILFGFQTILNLFVVTGIVPVTGISLPFLSYGGSSLLTIFILFGILANITKRENLVL; translated from the coding sequence ATGGAAATTTATCGTAATCTTCGAAATTTATTTCGTTTTGGTTCATCCCGTTTTGATGGACCAATGCTTTTTTTTATGTTTTTACTCTTTGGAATAGGAATGATTGTGATGTTTAGTGCATCTGTTATTCCTGCGGAGAGAGAATTTTCCGATTCTTATTATTATTTAAAGAAACAATTGTTATGGGGATTTTTGGGACTAATATTGTTTCTGATTTTTTGCCAAATTCCTTATCAATTTTTAGTTAAGTGGTCTTTTGTATTGTCTCTTTTCAGTTTGATACTACTTGTTGCGGTATTCATACCCGGTCTAGGTAAATCAGTAGGGACCAGTTATGGACGAAGTTTTAATCGATGGATTCAGATAGCAGGATTTCAAATTCAACCATCTGAGTTTTCAAAGATAAGTATATTGCTTTTTTCATCTTATTTTTTTTACAATTTTGATTTTAAAAAAATCAATTGGAACCAAAAAAAAATCGTATCACTAGTCATTATTTTTTTAACACTTTTGCTCATTGTGATAGAACCTGCTTTTGGAACAACAGTCGAATTACTTCTCGTTTTATTTTTCTTTGTGTTACTTGCTGGTTTTCCCATTAAACGCCTGTTTATTCTGGGAGCGTCCATGATTCCTCTTTTACTTGTGCTCGTAACTCAAGTAGGTTATCGTAAAAAGAGACTTGAGATTTGGCTTGATCCTTATAAATTTAGATTTGATGAAGGCCACCAGTTAGTAACAAGTTTTCGTGCATTTTTTGACGGAGGATCAACCGGAAAAGCAATTGGAACAGGGTATGCGCATCGTTATCTTGCCTATAGCCACACCGATTTTGTAATTTCTTCTTTTGTGGAAGACTTTGGATTTGTTGGATTTTTGATTTTTATCTCAATAGTATTATTCTTAATGGTTCGGATATTTTTTTTATTAGAAAGGACCAAAGATAAATTAGGTTTCTTTTTAGGATCTGGTATTCTAATTCTTTTTGGATTTCAAACGATTTTAAATTTATTTGTGGTAACAGGGATTGTACCAGTCACAGGAATTTCCCTTCCATTTTTGAGTTATGGAGGTTCCTCTCTTTTAACAATTTTTATTCTTTTCGGAATTCTTGCCAACATTACCAAAAGAGAAAATTTGGTCTTATGA
- the mraY gene encoding phospho-N-acetylmuramoyl-pentapeptide-transferase yields the protein MFQWIYETFGNDYGFLRVFSYVTLRAMMAGLTSMFITFIFGKSLISFLLSLKFRESVRNDGPQSHANKSGTPTMGGLIMILSLTISTLLWGNLTNLNVILLLVSAILFAGLGFTDDYMKSVKKIKGGMRARTKFLVTIVFAVTITTLYFYLTGKSNTNPQKGIIFSITDLFLPFVKGPVWNLGLLAVPFAIIVLIGSSHAVNLTDGLDGLASGTVVISTATFALIAYVSGTPSAANYLHIPYLPGSHEYSVFLAGLSGALLGFLWFNCHPAQVFMGDTGSLFLGSTLGLVAIMLKKEILLVILGGIFVAEAVSVILQVGSFKLTGKRIFKMAPLHHHFELSGWSEEKVVIRFWIIGIILAIITLSTLKIQ from the coding sequence ATGTTCCAATGGATTTATGAAACTTTTGGCAATGATTATGGATTTTTAAGGGTTTTTAGTTATGTAACGCTTCGCGCAATGATGGCAGGCCTTACTTCCATGTTCATTACTTTTATTTTTGGAAAATCGCTCATTTCATTTTTATTATCATTAAAATTTCGTGAGTCAGTTCGTAACGATGGACCACAATCCCATGCAAATAAATCAGGTACGCCAACAATGGGTGGACTTATTATGATTTTATCACTTACCATCTCGACTTTGTTATGGGGAAATTTAACCAATCTAAATGTGATTTTATTATTAGTATCTGCGATACTATTTGCAGGACTTGGATTTACTGATGATTATATGAAGTCAGTGAAAAAAATTAAAGGTGGGATGAGAGCCCGAACCAAATTTTTAGTCACGATTGTATTTGCTGTAACGATCACTACTTTGTATTTTTATTTGACTGGTAAATCCAATACAAATCCCCAAAAAGGAATTATCTTTTCAATAACGGATTTGTTTTTGCCTTTTGTGAAAGGACCAGTTTGGAACTTAGGATTACTCGCGGTACCATTCGCAATCATCGTGTTAATCGGTAGTTCTCATGCAGTAAACTTAACGGATGGATTGGATGGATTGGCATCCGGAACCGTTGTGATTTCAACTGCGACTTTTGCATTGATTGCTTATGTTTCAGGTACTCCTTCGGCAGCAAATTATTTACATATTCCTTACCTACCTGGTTCTCACGAATACTCTGTATTCCTCGCAGGATTATCTGGTGCATTACTTGGATTTCTTTGGTTCAATTGCCATCCTGCCCAAGTTTTTATGGGTGATACTGGTTCTTTGTTTTTAGGATCTACATTAGGACTCGTTGCCATCATGTTAAAAAAGGAAATCCTTCTTGTAATCCTTGGAGGAATTTTTGTGGCAGAAGCAGTGAGTGTGATCTTACAAGTTGGGTCCTTCAAACTTACAGGAAAACGAATTTTTAAAATGGCACCTCTTCACCATCATTTTGAACTTTCTGGTTGGTCGGAAGAAAAAGTAGTAATCAGGTTTTGGATCATTGGAATCATCCTTGCCATCATCACACTTTCCACTTTAAAAATCCAATAA
- a CDS encoding HIT family protein — protein MSSYEEHSLRKNLFSIGKLGYAKGDRPNVECILCGVRDRNEIVPNLTIAETELSIVSINLFPYNPGHIIIFPKRHIINYLELTDEEALDIHRLTQKTMRILEKQWKVQGFNTGYNLGKNSGGSIPHIHEHIVPRFPNEAGFLDVLSNTRIVIYEPYQMWEDLKTLWVKEET, from the coding sequence ATGAGTTCCTACGAAGAACATTCCTTACGCAAAAACCTTTTTAGTATCGGCAAACTAGGTTATGCAAAAGGAGACAGACCAAATGTAGAATGTATCCTTTGTGGAGTTCGCGATCGAAATGAAATTGTTCCAAACCTTACGATTGCAGAAACAGAACTTTCGATTGTTTCGATTAATTTATTTCCCTACAACCCAGGCCATATCATCATCTTTCCGAAACGTCATATAATCAATTATTTAGAACTCACAGACGAAGAAGCTTTGGACATCCACAGGTTAACACAAAAAACCATGCGGATTCTCGAAAAACAATGGAAGGTGCAAGGGTTTAATACCGGATACAATCTGGGTAAAAATAGTGGTGGCTCTATCCCCCACATACACGAGCACATTGTGCCAAGGTTTCCAAACGAAGCAGGATTCCTCGATGTTTTATCCAATACAAGAATCGTCATTTACGAGCCCTACCAAATGTGGGAAGATTTAAAGACTCTTTGGGTGAAAGAAGAAACTTAA
- a CDS encoding UDP-N-acetylglucosamine--N-acetylmuramyl-(pentapeptide) pyrophosphoryl-undecaprenol N-acetylglucosamine transferase gives MNGSVLIAAGGTGGHISPGVALAEVLSEKTKHFGFESVYIHSLLRNQNNPDLINPPCQVLWHNIPQLGGFKTLIYPFLFIFPFLKTIIQFRKLKIEAVIGMGGYSSLPAILYAILFRKSLYLCEQNCVPGKITRIFSKFAKKIAFSFPIVEEFKIPGKIIGNPIRKRVIPEHLNIRQNENLHEGKKNTINVLVLGGSQGARQLNQMILKAMENSDISSKYKFRLLTGTNLYDETKKKASDETEIISYANDMKPNYEWANLVVARSGAGVIAECLVFGLPMILIPYPFAADNHQKANANYLEKEGAAVSIHSTSDDPTSLVKYLLTWKDHSEVLREMGHVSLALSNVNAAYQTISYFFTDPR, from the coding sequence ATGAATGGATCTGTATTAATCGCTGCCGGTGGAACTGGTGGTCATATTTCACCAGGTGTTGCCTTAGCTGAAGTATTAAGTGAAAAAACAAAACATTTTGGATTTGAATCTGTTTATATCCACTCGTTGCTGCGAAATCAAAACAATCCAGACCTTATTAACCCACCTTGTCAAGTTCTTTGGCACAATATACCGCAGTTAGGTGGTTTCAAAACATTAATATATCCATTCTTATTTATTTTTCCTTTTCTCAAAACAATAATCCAATTTAGGAAGTTAAAAATTGAAGCAGTAATTGGAATGGGTGGTTATTCCAGTTTACCAGCAATCCTGTATGCAATATTGTTTCGTAAATCTTTGTATTTATGCGAGCAGAACTGTGTGCCTGGGAAAATTACGAGAATTTTCTCGAAGTTCGCAAAGAAAATAGCATTCAGTTTTCCGATTGTAGAAGAGTTTAAAATTCCAGGAAAAATCATCGGTAATCCTATCCGAAAACGTGTTATACCAGAACATTTAAATATCAGACAAAACGAAAATTTACACGAAGGTAAAAAAAATACAATCAATGTACTCGTACTCGGTGGTTCACAAGGGGCGAGGCAATTAAACCAGATGATATTAAAAGCAATGGAAAATTCTGATATATCTTCTAAGTATAAGTTTCGTTTGTTAACGGGTACAAACCTGTATGATGAAACAAAGAAAAAGGCAAGTGATGAAACCGAAATCATATCTTATGCAAATGATATGAAACCTAATTATGAATGGGCAAATTTAGTGGTTGCAAGATCTGGAGCGGGTGTGATAGCAGAATGTTTGGTATTTGGACTTCCAATGATACTCATACCTTATCCTTTTGCTGCAGATAACCATCAGAAGGCGAATGCAAACTACTTAGAAAAAGAAGGAGCTGCTGTTTCTATCCATTCAACTAGTGATGATCCTACATCTTTAGTTAAATATCTTCTCACTTGGAAAGATCATTCGGAAGTTTTACGAGAAATGGGCCACGTTAGTTTAGCACTTTCGAATGTGAATGCTGCATATCAAACTATTTCTTATTTTTTTACAGATCCAAGGTAA
- a CDS encoding menaquinone biosynthetic enzyme MqnA/MqnD family protein yields the protein MKIGIVKHLNARPLTLYFERSPDFTPVYDNPSVLIELLKKGELDCALVSSIECERNKDKFDYTKIVGVCARDVVRSVLFFKNENDPGIPGSIFTDKGSRSSVCLLQCLFHLEYGKKLEVIPTDAKEISEMMQKGIGSHLLFGDHALLQTPIPGYQVIDLAEWWNRLTGLYFCFAFWAYPKGKQWDNQIFLTALEYGLKELSSIISEEKRLPIAITDRYLKQELHFIPEQKNLDGFALFIKTAKELDLL from the coding sequence TTGAAAATTGGCATCGTAAAACACCTAAATGCCCGTCCTCTGACCCTCTACTTTGAGAGATCTCCAGATTTTACTCCAGTTTACGACAATCCAAGTGTCCTCATCGAATTATTAAAAAAAGGTGAACTTGACTGTGCCCTTGTCTCTTCCATTGAATGTGAAAGAAACAAAGACAAATTCGACTACACCAAAATAGTAGGGGTTTGTGCCAGGGATGTTGTTCGGTCTGTCTTATTTTTTAAAAATGAAAACGATCCAGGAATTCCTGGATCAATTTTCACAGACAAAGGTTCTCGCTCGAGTGTTTGCCTCTTACAATGCCTTTTCCATTTGGAATACGGAAAAAAACTAGAAGTGATCCCAACAGATGCAAAAGAAATTTCGGAAATGATGCAAAAAGGGATCGGATCTCATTTGTTATTTGGCGACCATGCCCTCTTACAAACACCAATCCCTGGTTATCAAGTCATTGACCTAGCCGAATGGTGGAATCGACTGACAGGACTTTATTTTTGTTTTGCGTTTTGGGCTTATCCAAAAGGGAAACAGTGGGACAACCAAATCTTTCTGACAGCTCTCGAATATGGATTAAAAGAATTGAGTTCCATCATCAGTGAAGAAAAACGTCTGCCCATCGCCATTACCGATCGTTATTTAAAACAAGAATTACACTTTATCCCAGAACAAAAAAATTTAGATGGTTTTGCCCTATTTATCAAAACTGCAAAAGAGTTAGATTTGCTGTGA
- a CDS encoding UDP-N-acetylmuramoyl-L-alanyl-D-glutamate--2,6-diaminopimelate ligase, whose translation MKLNEIIKKIPEIKLIKGDGNIEVGYVWADSRKLSPNDIFVVPEGNSEIIESYLNMAREKGCNAILVSKRHLKLKHLDSFHTIIETEDSLGDIHGKLASLLLGNPSKKLKIVGITGTNGKTSLTFILFHIAKKLKKKAALIGTVQIQIMDRILESNYTTPDASSLNLLLKEMLDEGVEYVFMEMSSHGLKLGRVSGIELTCAGFTNLTQDHLDFHESMEDYFESKFKIFQLLEQSSVKNKFGLVAGDVSYGDRMIQKIRESKIKSPIYILGKSGEFHYSNTKLSLLGSEYRFHRKEKNLPFIEVRNISTNLLGNFNVFNTAFAMSVAYELGFTWQDVVTAVEEIPTVPGRFHVVPYPDHSRIAVVDYAHTPDALENILKSCVEIRPKQLICLFGCGGDRDRTKRPQMAKIAETHADFVILTSDNPRTENPELILDEIEAGFSRGFKRYEKITDRRIAIERAVSLLEKDGILVVAGKGHETYQIIGKEKTNFVDFEEIEKAFLKLDTSQ comes from the coding sequence ATGAAACTAAATGAAATCATAAAAAAAATTCCAGAAATCAAACTCATTAAAGGTGATGGAAATATTGAAGTAGGATATGTTTGGGCGGATAGTCGTAAACTTTCACCAAACGATATCTTCGTTGTACCAGAAGGTAATTCCGAAATTATCGAATCCTACTTAAATATGGCTAGAGAAAAAGGATGCAATGCAATCTTAGTTTCTAAACGCCATCTCAAATTAAAACATCTAGATTCTTTTCATACCATCATCGAAACAGAAGATTCGTTAGGTGATATTCACGGAAAATTAGCTTCGCTTCTACTTGGTAATCCTTCCAAAAAGTTAAAAATTGTAGGAATCACAGGCACAAATGGTAAAACATCTTTAACTTTTATCTTATTTCATATTGCCAAGAAATTAAAGAAAAAAGCAGCCCTAATTGGAACTGTGCAAATCCAAATTATGGACCGGATTTTAGAATCAAATTACACAACTCCAGACGCTTCCTCACTCAATCTTTTACTCAAAGAAATGTTGGATGAAGGTGTTGAATATGTTTTTATGGAGATGAGCAGTCATGGATTAAAACTAGGTAGAGTTTCAGGTATCGAGCTCACCTGTGCTGGATTTACGAATTTAACACAAGACCATTTAGATTTTCATGAAAGTATGGAAGATTATTTCGAAAGTAAGTTTAAAATTTTCCAATTACTCGAACAATCATCTGTCAAAAACAAATTTGGACTTGTTGCCGGTGATGTTTCTTATGGTGACCGAATGATCCAAAAAATACGTGAATCTAAAATCAAATCACCCATTTATATTTTAGGTAAATCAGGTGAGTTTCATTATAGTAATACCAAACTTTCGTTACTCGGTAGTGAATACCGATTTCATAGAAAAGAAAAAAATCTTCCTTTCATCGAAGTGAGGAACATTAGCACTAATTTACTTGGAAATTTTAATGTATTTAATACTGCTTTTGCCATGTCGGTTGCTTATGAACTTGGGTTTACATGGCAAGACGTTGTTACTGCCGTCGAAGAGATTCCAACAGTTCCAGGTCGATTTCATGTAGTGCCTTACCCGGATCATTCTCGGATTGCTGTTGTGGATTATGCCCATACTCCAGATGCATTGGAAAATATTCTAAAAAGTTGTGTCGAAATTCGTCCCAAACAACTGATTTGTTTATTTGGATGTGGTGGTGATCGGGATCGCACCAAACGCCCACAAATGGCTAAAATTGCAGAAACACATGCAGATTTTGTAATCCTCACCTCAGACAATCCAAGGACAGAAAATCCGGAACTGATTTTAGATGAAATTGAAGCAGGGTTTTCTCGTGGTTTCAAACGTTATGAAAAAATCACTGATAGACGGATTGCGATCGAGCGAGCTGTTTCACTTTTGGAAAAAGATGGAATCCTTGTTGTGGCTGGGAAAGGCCACGAAACCTACCAAATCATCGGCAAAGAAAAAACAAATTTTGTCGATTTTGAAGAAATAGAGAAAGCGTTTTTAAAATTAGATACCAGTCAATAG
- a CDS encoding CheR family methyltransferase, translating into MDFRTSLNTIGDAEFEFIKNLVYKQAGIFLAPHKKIMVQSRLNARLRTLGIPSFEDYVAKLKLDPNFATQEMQELINRITTNKTDFFRENHHFEFLKNEYFPNLEKEAQENGTPKTLRIWCSASSTGEEPYSIAITVYDYFQNKPGWNCKIYASDIDTQVLMTAKKGVYRDDRLEPVSEALKKKHFIQTTEKDHIYYEAKPHLKALVDFRQINLLHFPFPITDKLDLIFCRNVVIYFDKPTQKTLFHNFEVSLKPKGYLILGHSETMFGISDQFKFLGHTIYQKKT; encoded by the coding sequence TTGGACTTTCGAACATCTTTAAACACAATCGGTGATGCCGAGTTTGAATTCATCAAAAATTTAGTGTACAAACAGGCAGGAATTTTCCTTGCACCACACAAAAAAATCATGGTGCAGTCCAGGCTCAATGCAAGGTTACGAACACTAGGGATACCTAGTTTCGAAGATTACGTTGCCAAATTAAAATTGGATCCAAATTTTGCGACCCAAGAGATGCAAGAGCTCATTAATCGCATAACAACAAATAAAACTGATTTTTTTCGTGAAAACCATCACTTTGAATTTTTAAAGAACGAATACTTCCCAAATTTAGAAAAGGAAGCCCAAGAAAATGGTACTCCGAAAACACTTCGAATTTGGTGTTCTGCATCTTCCACTGGTGAGGAACCGTATTCAATTGCGATTACCGTCTATGATTATTTCCAAAACAAACCAGGTTGGAATTGTAAGATATATGCATCCGATATTGATACCCAAGTTCTCATGACAGCAAAAAAGGGAGTATACCGGGACGATCGATTGGAACCTGTGTCAGAAGCACTCAAGAAAAAACACTTCATCCAAACCACAGAAAAAGATCATATTTATTATGAAGCAAAACCTCATCTCAAGGCTCTCGTTGATTTTCGCCAAATCAACTTATTACATTTCCCATTTCCTATCACCGACAAACTAGATTTGATCTTTTGTCGGAATGTAGTCATATACTTTGACAAACCCACACAAAAAACATTATTCCATAATTTTGAAGTGAGTTTAAAACCAAAAGGGTATCTGATTCTCGGTCATTCGGAAACGATGTTTGGAATCTCTGACCAGTTTAAATTTTTAGGCCATACCATTTACCAAAAGAAAACATAA